CTCCCTGGCAGTGCGCTCCCACCTTGACAAACGAACGTTTGTTCGTGTACGCGGGGCGCATGAGCCCCCGGGCGGCCACCGCCCGCAGCCGCGAAGCCCCTTCCACGCGCGACGCGATCCTCGACGCCGCCGAGCGGCGCTTCGCCGACCGGGGCTTCGCCGGCGTATCGATGCGGGAAATCGCCGGGGAG
This portion of the Deltaproteobacteria bacterium genome encodes:
- a CDS encoding helix-turn-helix transcriptional regulator; the protein is MSPRAATARSREAPSTRDAILDAAERRFADRGFAGVSMREIAGE